In Paenibacillus sp. G2S3, a single window of DNA contains:
- the uxuA gene encoding mannonate dehydratase yields the protein MNMTWRWYGEGNDNITLDHIRQIPGVMGIVWSLHHKVAGEVWEMDDIQKVADQITSKGFSTAVVESVNVHDDIKIGLPTRDKYIDIYIDTIRKLAKVGTKVICYNFMPIFDWTRTELYKELPDGSNALFYENAAINENPRDMVNRILEGAGEFTMPGWEPERLAKLDELFAAYADVTEEKLFENLVYFLKRIIPVCEEVDIKMAIHPDDPAWPIFGLPRIVRSRDTIRRLLDAVDSPYNGLTFCTGSLGTNPKNDLPAMIREFCNRIHFAHIRNVKVFENGDFIEVSHRGRDGSVDVAEVVKAYHENGYTGYVRPDHGRHLWGEEKNCRPGYGLYDRAMGIMYLLGVWDSLDNTIGVK from the coding sequence ATGAACATGACATGGAGATGGTATGGGGAAGGCAATGACAACATTACGCTTGATCATATCCGGCAAATTCCGGGGGTAATGGGCATTGTCTGGTCACTACATCATAAGGTAGCGGGCGAAGTGTGGGAAATGGATGACATTCAAAAGGTTGCGGATCAAATTACGAGCAAAGGGTTTAGCACTGCCGTAGTAGAGAGTGTGAACGTCCATGATGATATCAAGATTGGACTCCCGACGCGTGATAAATATATCGATATTTACATAGACACCATACGGAAGCTAGCCAAGGTCGGTACTAAAGTGATCTGTTACAATTTCATGCCGATCTTTGACTGGACTCGGACGGAGCTGTACAAGGAATTGCCAGATGGCTCGAATGCTCTTTTTTATGAAAATGCGGCCATTAATGAGAACCCGCGCGACATGGTGAATCGTATTCTCGAGGGGGCCGGCGAATTCACGATGCCTGGCTGGGAGCCGGAGCGTCTTGCGAAGCTCGATGAGCTATTTGCCGCTTATGCAGACGTAACGGAAGAGAAGCTTTTCGAGAACTTGGTCTATTTTCTGAAGCGCATTATTCCTGTCTGTGAAGAAGTCGATATCAAAATGGCTATTCATCCCGATGATCCTGCTTGGCCGATCTTTGGCTTGCCCCGCATTGTCCGCAGCCGCGATACGATTCGTCGTCTACTTGACGCAGTAGATAGTCCTTATAATGGATTAACCTTCTGCACTGGGTCGCTCGGTACGAATCCGAAGAACGATCTGCCGGCTATGATTCGGGAATTCTGTAATCGTATTCATTTTGCTCACATTCGAAATGTTAAGGTCTTTGAGAACGGTGATTTTATTGAGGTGTCTCATCGTGGACGGGATGGCAGTGTGGATGTGGCAGAGGTTGTTAAAGCGTATCATGAGAATGGATATACGGGGTATGTGCGTCCAGATCATGGTCGTCATTTGTGGGGTGAAGAGAAGAATTGCCGCCCTGGATACGGACTGTACGATAGAGCAATGGGGATCATGTATTTACTTGGTGTATGGGACAGTCTCGATAATACGATAGGGGTGAAGTGA
- a CDS encoding GntR family transcriptional regulator, with protein MSTKNDILNLLKHEILNLTLKPGTILSETVLSERFQISRTPLRDVLKQLSLESYIDVYPKKGNLVSYIDLESVEQMIYLRSVLEKDIIKGLCGSLTLKGIIELKKNLDEQKNAIHQEHAIEHFFALDDAYHKTLFTLAGHEFLWEQIKFSHVHYERYRRLHTLKQEKLEKILSEHHMILDCMTNHEPDKVDELVQHHLREDMSSLYLLENFADYIKA; from the coding sequence ATGTCCACCAAAAATGATATTTTGAACCTATTAAAGCACGAAATTCTTAACCTAACGCTAAAGCCTGGAACCATTCTAAGTGAGACCGTGTTATCCGAACGGTTTCAGATATCCAGAACACCTTTGCGCGATGTACTAAAGCAGCTATCCCTCGAGTCCTATATTGATGTGTATCCGAAGAAAGGGAATCTTGTTTCATACATTGATTTGGAATCTGTCGAGCAAATGATCTATTTAAGAAGTGTTTTGGAAAAAGACATTATCAAAGGTCTATGCGGCAGCCTTACTCTTAAAGGAATTATAGAACTTAAGAAGAACCTAGACGAGCAAAAAAATGCCATACATCAAGAACATGCCATTGAGCACTTTTTTGCTTTGGATGACGCCTATCATAAGACGCTATTCACCTTAGCAGGACATGAATTTTTGTGGGAGCAAATTAAGTTCTCCCATGTGCATTATGAAAGATATCGACGCTTGCATACCCTAAAGCAAGAAAAGCTGGAGAAAATTTTGAGCGAGCATCACATGATCCTGGATTGTATGACAAACCATGAACCAGACAAAGTAGATGAGCTAGTCCAGCATCATTTGCGTGAAGACATGAGCTCCTTATACCTATTGGAGAATTTTGCAGATTATATTAAAGCGTAA
- a CDS encoding NAD(P)-dependent alcohol dehydrogenase → MLTGKMNAAIMDEQLSISVKQIDIPVPKENEALIKVYCIGICGSDVHYYEHGRIGRYVVKEPIILGHELAGEVVEVGKKVANITVGDRVAVEPGITCGQCDYCKSGRYNLCPDVVFLATPPVNGAWAEYIVMPSDYLFKLPDSMSYEEGAMLEPLSVGFHAMMRGKVQPFDRVLITGLGPIGLLAGQAAKLFGVSEIYGTDVVPFRRQLAMEMGFTAALDPVKENVQERINELTNGSGVTLVVESSGNARAMADTIKLVRRGGRIVFVGLPADSVIPMDMGQFIDGEIDAYGVFRYANTYPAAIQALQHSSLDIEKIVSHRFALTDTQAALEVARKEKDTSIKVMIYPNMP, encoded by the coding sequence ATGTTAACAGGCAAGATGAATGCTGCAATAATGGATGAGCAATTATCGATTTCTGTGAAGCAAATAGATATTCCTGTTCCTAAGGAAAATGAAGCGCTAATTAAGGTGTATTGTATAGGAATTTGCGGGTCAGATGTTCATTACTATGAGCATGGAAGAATCGGTCGTTATGTAGTAAAGGAACCGATCATATTAGGCCATGAGCTGGCTGGTGAAGTCGTTGAGGTTGGCAAGAAGGTAGCAAATATTACTGTAGGTGACCGAGTAGCGGTTGAGCCAGGAATAACCTGTGGACAATGCGACTATTGTAAATCTGGACGTTATAATTTGTGCCCAGATGTGGTCTTTCTTGCAACACCCCCAGTAAATGGGGCTTGGGCAGAATACATTGTCATGCCAAGTGATTATCTATTTAAACTTCCGGATTCCATGAGTTATGAGGAAGGCGCAATGCTGGAGCCATTGTCGGTTGGCTTTCATGCGATGATGCGTGGTAAGGTTCAACCGTTTGATCGAGTGCTAATAACGGGTCTTGGTCCGATCGGACTGCTTGCAGGACAAGCAGCAAAGCTATTTGGCGTTTCTGAAATTTATGGTACGGATGTCGTACCTTTTCGGCGTCAACTTGCAATGGAGATGGGCTTCACTGCAGCATTAGATCCAGTAAAAGAGAATGTTCAAGAGCGCATCAACGAGTTAACGAACGGATCTGGAGTTACGCTCGTCGTGGAATCATCGGGTAACGCAAGAGCGATGGCGGATACCATTAAGTTGGTTCGCCGTGGTGGGAGAATTGTATTTGTCGGTTTACCAGCTGATAGTGTTATTCCGATGGATATGGGACAATTTATCGATGGTGAGATTGATGCTTATGGTGTTTTTCGTTATGCGAATACCTATCCGGCTGCGATCCAAGCGTTGCAGCATTCTTCATTAGATATTGAGAAAATAGTATCGCATCGCTTTGCGCTTACAGATACTCAAGCAGCTCTTGAAGTAGCACGTAAAGAGAAAGATACCAGCATTAAGGTAATGATTTATCCGAATATGCCTTAA